One uncultured Carboxylicivirga sp. genomic window, TGCCAGGGTTGAAAAGTAAACCTGGTCGCTTTTATCCATAACATTCATTACCTGCGAATTGTCATTTAAACGTTGAAACAAGGCGTAATACCCGGCAAAAGAGGTAAAATTTTCCATGATAAATTCACCAACAAAGGTTTTATGATCAAGGATCAATTGGCGATATTCATCTTCCAATCGTTTCTTACCTGCTTTATCATCAGCGTCCAGTTCTTGAAATTCTTTTATAACCCGGTCTAATTCAGAGTTAAGTACTCTAATGCGTTTATTAAATATTTGAATGTATGCAGAACCAATTGAATTGGTAAGACGATAGCTTTCTTCGAGGTTGGTTGCATTCGCCATTACCTCAATATGTTCTGTTGTATCAGCCAGCAAAGTAATGTAGTTCTGATCTGTAATTTTAAGTAATAAAAAGGTTGGTTCATTTAAGCGCTCGCCGGTAAAAGAAAACTCACCGTTTTTTTTGAGTTTAACAGAATCCAATGTTGTGGTCTGATTCAAATCCATTTTTTGGATGTACAACATTTTTCCTGCTCCGTCTTCAATGGTTCCACTGATTTTGAATTTATTTCCTGTGGAACAAGCACTCATCAACAGCACTATAAGTAAAGTTAAAAGACTTTGCTTCATCATTATTTTAAGGTTTATATCTTAACTCTGTTTATACAGATTTTTATGTGTTCAAATATAGAATTTATTTTTGTATTAACTGATCCAGATGTTTGGTGATATCAGCTTGTTCAGAACTACGTTCGAGAATAATTCCTTCTTTATCCACCAAAATAAGTGTTGGTATTTCGGTAATACCCAAGCCTGCTAAAACTGGCGAATTTTTACCTTTTAAATCACACAAATGCCAAACAGGTAAATTATCTTCATCAATGGCTTCTTGCCACTTTTCTTTGTTAACATCGGTTGAAATAAGACATAGATCAAGACCTTTATATCGATAGGTACGTGACCAGGACATTAAGTTTTTGGTTATTTTTCGGCTTTCTTTTGATTCTGAATTCCAAATAATGTAAAGCGTATTTCTTCCTCGGAAGCGCGATAATGGAATTGGATCATTCCAAGCATTTGGTACATTCAGATCCGGCAATACCTTGCCAGGCATGCTAACTGAGGTATAATATATCCAGCTCCGCAATGAGTCAACCTTGCTGCTAAAGTCTCTAACCGGGTTATAATTTGGATTATAGGATTGAAGATATTCATCAACGGTAAAGTACATGTTTGCATCACTACCGTAATCGAATAAATGATGATTTCCTGCTTTTAGCTGAACCAATAGCAAGGGAAGAAGAGTATGCTTATTGTGATCAATAATTTGTAGAATTTTCTTTTGTGCTTTTTCCTTTTGTAATTCAACTAAGTCAAATATTGAATCTTTATGATGCACAAAAGCACTACTTTCCAATGAATCAGGAAAGGATTCTCCCAATGACAGAATGGATTTATTCAATTGGTCGGCAATGCTCTGAGCTTCCCATAATTGTTTTGTAGGTTCATTACCTGTTATGGTTAAAACACCATTTTTCATTTCAATGCCAACTGGCATGTTGCCTTCAAGTACTAGCGTTATTTTTTTATTATTGATGCGTAACTGGTAGATGCCTCCTGGTACGGAGTCTGATCTGAATGACCATATCATTGATTCCGGTTCGCGTTCTGCCTGATCAAAAAGAGTATAATCCTTATCCAG contains:
- a CDS encoding TlpA disulfide reductase family protein; translation: MMKQSLLTLLIVLLMSACSTGNKFKISGTIEDGAGKMLYIQKMDLNQTTTLDSVKLKKNGEFSFTGERLNEPTFLLLKITDQNYITLLADTTEHIEVMANATNLEESYRLTNSIGSAYIQIFNKRIRVLNSELDRVIKEFQELDADDKAGKKRLEDEYRQLILDHKTFVGEFIMENFTSFAGYYALFQRLNDNSQVMNVMDKSDQVYFSTLATSLENHYPDSERAKHLYNYVLGVKAQQQREALTQKLLQEAKSGFPDIEEANPQGEKIKLSSLKGKTVLLSFWASWDQSSRKENNNLKNLYKKYHNKGFDIYQVSLDRSKILWQNAIDTDELPWINVSDLRYTDSYPARLYNIQKLPSNYLISAEGEIVGKDLFGSRLAERLEEIY
- a CDS encoding thioredoxin-like domain-containing protein translates to MKFIITVLMIGLLISCTKPKRTPYLTYTADSFNVNNVELYRLDKDYTLFDQAEREPESMIWSFRSDSVPGGIYQLRINNKKITLVLEGNMPVGIEMKNGVLTITGNEPTKQLWEAQSIADQLNKSILSLGESFPDSLESSAFVHHKDSIFDLVELQKEKAQKKILQIIDHNKHTLLPLLLVQLKAGNHHLFDYGSDANMYFTVDEYLQSYNPNYNPVRDFSSKVDSLRSWIYYTSVSMPGKVLPDLNVPNAWNDPIPLSRFRGRNTLYIIWNSESKESRKITKNLMSWSRTYRYKGLDLCLISTDVNKEKWQEAIDEDNLPVWHLCDLKGKNSPVLAGLGITEIPTLILVDKEGIILERSSEQADITKHLDQLIQK